The following are from one region of the Methanomassiliicoccales archaeon LGM-DZ1 genome:
- a CDS encoding helix-turn-helix transcriptional regulator, translating into MTIVLRLDRVMADRKISLNQLAKMVGISNVNLSNIKTGKICAIRFSTLNGICRALDCQPGDILEYIEDEKPE; encoded by the coding sequence ATGACGATAGTTCTCAGATTGGACAGGGTGATGGCCGACAGGAAGATCTCTCTCAACCAGCTGGCTAAGATGGTCGGCATCAGCAACGTGAACCTCTCCAACATAAAGACGGGGAAGATCTGCGCCATCAGGTTCTCGACGCTGAACGGGATCTGCAGGGCCCTGGACTGCCAGCCCGGCGACATCCTCGAGTACATCGAGGATGAGAAGCCCGAGTGA
- a CDS encoding hydrogenase maturation nickel metallochaperone HypA, with amino-acid sequence MHEATVIANIVDAVLEELGKHKVKKVNSVTMVVGDLTELGYEQMEFAWGVLTENNILKGSKIIFEPEKIVVRCKDPACGFEGPCKEIDMGEDTYEHNIPVLSCPVCGGGVEVVQGMACRIKSLDVDLEEEENRCSITGTQRRPRRSSRRRRS; translated from the coding sequence ATGCACGAGGCCACAGTCATCGCGAACATCGTCGACGCCGTCCTGGAGGAGCTGGGGAAGCACAAGGTCAAGAAGGTCAACTCGGTGACCATGGTTGTGGGCGACCTCACCGAGCTGGGCTACGAGCAGATGGAGTTCGCTTGGGGGGTCCTCACCGAGAACAATATCCTGAAGGGCTCCAAGATAATCTTCGAGCCTGAGAAGATCGTCGTCAGGTGCAAGGACCCGGCCTGCGGGTTCGAGGGACCGTGCAAGGAGATCGACATGGGGGAGGACACCTACGAGCACAACATCCCCGTCCTGAGCTGCCCGGTCTGCGGCGGCGGGGTCGAGGTCGTGCAGGGCATGGCCTGCCGCATCAAGAGCCTCGATGTCGATCTGGAAGAGGAGGAAAACCGATGTTCAATTACAGGGACGCAGCGACGGCCAAGAAGATCGTCGAGAAGACGAAGGAGCTAG
- the nikR gene encoding nickel-responsive transcriptional regulator NikR: MEGVTRIGVSLEPDLLAEFDKIIAKKGYVSRSEAIRDLVRDSLAETDWKNENELVCGVITMVYNHEVTGLTEKLTEMEHGANQNIYTTIHMHLNPEICMEIIAVEGKLGDLKRLSDDIGSIKGVQRCKLTMASKTTGHMHYVGLRKD, from the coding sequence ATGGAAGGTGTTACGCGCATAGGCGTTTCCCTGGAGCCGGACCTCCTGGCGGAGTTCGACAAAATCATCGCGAAGAAAGGATATGTCAGCAGGTCCGAGGCCATCCGCGACCTGGTGAGGGATTCCCTCGCTGAAACTGATTGGAAGAACGAGAATGAGCTCGTCTGCGGGGTCATCACCATGGTGTACAACCACGAGGTTACCGGCCTCACCGAGAAGCTCACCGAAATGGAGCACGGCGCGAACCAGAACATCTACACCACCATACACATGCACCTGAACCCCGAAATCTGCATGGAGATCATAGCCGTCGAGGGAAAGCTCGGTGACCTCAAGCGCCTGAGCGATGACATCGGGTCCATCAAAGGCGTGCAGAGGTGCAAGCTCACGATGGCCTCCAAGACCACCGGCCATATGCATTACGTTGGGCTCAGGAAAGACTGA
- a CDS encoding asparagine synthase C-terminal domain-containing protein, translating to MSELSKRTAELLDASAARLFKGRDVAVAFSGGIDSGIVAALAVRHASSVRLYTAGTEGSHDIAAAREIAPQIGAELSEIAVRESDIPDILREVMRLTGSDSPMMLSFELPLFCVLRSCGEGFVAGGQGSDEQFGGYSKYAGKGAAAMREEMATDMGRLFRETRPAEARMAQGFGKEILYPYLDRDLVAFMRSAPDSEILPTAEGERKMLLSAAARDLGLPFLADRPKKAAQYGSGTMDAVRRICKKRGITFSQLVSQLRKDLDG from the coding sequence ATGAGCGAATTATCCAAACGCACTGCGGAACTCCTGGACGCTTCGGCCGCCAGGCTCTTCAAAGGCCGCGATGTCGCCGTGGCCTTCTCCGGAGGCATAGACTCGGGCATCGTCGCCGCCCTGGCGGTCAGGCATGCCTCCTCCGTCCGCCTGTACACCGCCGGGACCGAGGGGTCGCATGACATCGCGGCCGCCCGCGAGATCGCCCCGCAGATCGGCGCGGAGCTCTCGGAGATCGCCGTCCGCGAATCCGACATCCCGGACATCCTGAGGGAGGTCATGCGCCTGACGGGCAGCGATTCCCCCATGATGCTCTCGTTCGAGCTCCCCCTGTTCTGCGTCCTCAGGTCATGCGGCGAGGGTTTCGTCGCCGGAGGGCAGGGGTCCGACGAGCAGTTCGGCGGATACAGCAAGTACGCCGGCAAAGGGGCCGCCGCCATGCGCGAGGAGATGGCCACGGACATGGGGAGGCTCTTCAGGGAGACCCGCCCCGCCGAGGCGAGGATGGCGCAGGGGTTCGGGAAGGAGATACTGTACCCGTACCTCGACAGGGACCTGGTGGCGTTCATGAGAAGCGCCCCGGACAGCGAGATACTGCCGACGGCCGAGGGGGAGAGAAAGATGCTCCTCTCCGCCGCCGCCCGCGACCTCGGCCTGCCGTTCCTGGCCGACCGCCCCAAGAAGGCCGCCCAGTACGGGTCCGGCACCATGGACGCCGTCAGGCGCATCTGCAAGAAGCGCGGCATAACGTTCAGCCAGCTGGTGTCGCAGCTGAGGAAAGACCTGGACGGATGA
- a CDS encoding methylated-DNA--[protein]-cysteine S-methyltransferase: MENERIKTFVTIIGKLSVCGTEDAVTAVYLPNENLPAMQEGSWEVTEEAAAEIGEYLAGGRKKFEVPYLQEGTSFRLDVWHALSEIPYGKTVTYTELAAAAGHPKAVRAAGSACAENRIPIIVPCHRVVPSAGGVGSYVGGSELKSRLLAIEKEQS; this comes from the coding sequence ATGGAGAACGAGCGCATAAAGACATTCGTCACGATAATCGGAAAGCTCAGCGTATGCGGTACCGAGGATGCTGTGACGGCGGTCTATCTTCCCAACGAGAACCTCCCCGCAATGCAGGAGGGCTCCTGGGAGGTCACCGAGGAGGCCGCCGCCGAGATAGGAGAATACCTGGCCGGCGGCAGGAAGAAGTTCGAAGTCCCCTATCTGCAGGAAGGGACCTCCTTCCGCCTCGATGTCTGGCACGCTCTCTCGGAGATACCCTACGGGAAGACCGTGACCTACACGGAGCTGGCCGCGGCAGCCGGGCACCCCAAGGCGGTCCGCGCCGCAGGTTCGGCGTGCGCGGAGAACAGGATACCCATAATCGTGCCGTGCCACCGCGTCGTGCCTTCGGCCGGCGGGGTCGGCAGCTACGTCGGCGGGTCCGAACTGAAATCCCGCCTGCTGGCCATCGAGAAGGAGCAGTCGTGA
- a CDS encoding bifunctional folylpolyglutamate synthase/dihydrofolate synthase, translated as MRFMTPEERKELDLKWLAGLQMHGIKLGLENITELLRKLGNPQRTYPCIHVAGSDGKGSTCEIIASVLEKSGFRVGLYTSPEVLDFRERIAVNGEPISEDEEARLCGRLKHECDDMAESGRQCTFFEVTTAMAMMHFRDEKVDIAVFEVGMGGRFDATNVVTPLVSVISNISLEHTEYLGDTIEKIAFEKAGIIKEGVPCVTINPEPALGVIRKRAEEMHAPLTAVDPEKIRVTKSTEKGPEFSYEGKDCFVSIPGRNEARNACLALEALKLMPGYREKIEQHVQEGMASARWPCRLERRGRYIIDVTHTRAGADGLAKDVSEIYGRVVTVFGILKDKDAPDIAADIASFSSAIVVTQPEGPRARPAEDTWHIVKKVFPAAEMRPTVAEAVARAEEIAGEDVPILITGSFRMAEAFLRCRKMQL; from the coding sequence ATGAGATTCATGACTCCGGAGGAGAGGAAGGAGCTCGACCTGAAGTGGCTGGCCGGGCTGCAGATGCACGGCATAAAGCTGGGCCTGGAGAACATAACGGAGCTGCTGAGGAAGCTCGGCAATCCGCAGAGGACCTATCCCTGCATCCACGTGGCCGGATCGGACGGCAAGGGCTCGACATGCGAGATCATCGCCTCGGTGCTGGAGAAGTCCGGGTTCCGCGTCGGCCTCTACACCTCCCCGGAGGTGCTGGATTTCCGGGAGAGGATCGCCGTGAACGGCGAGCCCATCTCTGAGGACGAGGAGGCGCGCCTGTGCGGCCGCCTGAAGCACGAATGCGACGACATGGCGGAGAGCGGCCGGCAGTGCACGTTCTTCGAGGTCACCACGGCCATGGCGATGATGCACTTCCGCGATGAGAAGGTCGATATCGCCGTGTTCGAGGTGGGCATGGGCGGAAGGTTCGACGCCACCAACGTCGTGACTCCCCTGGTCTCGGTCATAAGCAACATCAGTCTGGAGCACACCGAGTACCTCGGGGACACCATAGAGAAGATAGCATTCGAGAAGGCCGGCATAATAAAGGAGGGCGTGCCCTGCGTCACCATCAATCCGGAGCCTGCCCTCGGCGTGATCAGGAAGAGGGCGGAGGAGATGCACGCTCCCCTGACGGCCGTCGATCCGGAGAAGATCCGCGTGACCAAGAGCACGGAGAAAGGGCCGGAGTTCTCCTATGAAGGGAAGGATTGCTTTGTCTCGATCCCGGGGAGGAACGAGGCCCGGAACGCCTGTCTGGCACTTGAGGCCCTGAAGCTCATGCCGGGATACCGGGAGAAGATAGAGCAGCATGTTCAGGAGGGCATGGCGTCCGCCCGCTGGCCCTGCCGCCTGGAGCGCAGGGGCAGGTACATCATCGACGTCACCCACACACGCGCCGGCGCCGACGGGCTTGCCAAGGATGTGTCGGAGATCTACGGCAGGGTCGTCACCGTGTTCGGGATCCTGAAGGACAAAGACGCCCCGGACATCGCGGCCGACATAGCATCGTTCTCGTCGGCCATCGTGGTGACGCAGCCGGAGGGCCCCCGCGCAAGGCCTGCGGAGGACACCTGGCACATTGTCAAAAAGGTCTTCCCGGCGGCCGAGATGAGGCCCACTGTGGCGGAGGCAGTTGCGAGGGCGGAGGAGATCGCCGGGGAGGATGTCCCGATCCTCATCACCGGCTCGTTCCGGATGGCGGAGGCGTTCCTGAGATGCAGGAAAATGCAGTTGTGA
- a CDS encoding DUF1848 domain-containing protein: MIISASRRTDISAFHSEWMMNRLRAGYCLVRNPVYRQLVYRVSLARADVDALVFITKDPSPMLQYLDEIGRMGHMCLFQVTVTGYGRDLEPGVPPKASVTEAFRRISEKLGPDRIAWRYDPIIINERHSLAWHSRKFETLCGELEGYTDRCIFSFLDMYGKLSGHSDLLRSLTSGEMDAMAAMMSKTAEKHGIGLSYCCPRYDLSAFGIDNLGCIDRRTMTHLGIPFEDEDSKLRDGCRCIKSIDIGEYNTCAHGCLYCYANSSDPSTREGKVYDPSAEMLSGSPGPEDEVVPLKGREVPRITDFFDYTQYGRVRRRPRPLPSLR, encoded by the coding sequence ATGATAATAAGCGCCAGCAGGCGCACAGATATCTCTGCGTTCCACTCGGAGTGGATGATGAACAGGCTCCGCGCCGGGTACTGCCTCGTCCGCAATCCTGTGTACCGTCAGCTGGTGTACCGCGTGAGCCTCGCCCGCGCGGACGTGGACGCCCTGGTCTTCATCACCAAGGACCCGTCGCCGATGCTCCAATACCTGGACGAGATCGGGCGCATGGGCCACATGTGCCTCTTCCAGGTGACCGTCACCGGCTACGGCAGGGACCTGGAGCCCGGGGTCCCTCCGAAGGCGTCCGTGACCGAGGCCTTCCGTAGGATATCGGAGAAGCTCGGCCCCGACCGCATAGCGTGGAGGTACGACCCGATAATAATCAATGAGCGCCATTCGCTCGCCTGGCACAGCAGGAAGTTCGAGACCCTCTGCGGGGAGCTGGAGGGATACACGGACCGCTGCATATTCAGCTTCCTCGACATGTACGGCAAGCTGTCGGGGCACTCGGACCTCCTGCGCTCCCTCACATCCGGCGAGATGGACGCCATGGCGGCGATGATGTCGAAGACGGCAGAGAAGCACGGGATCGGGCTGAGCTATTGCTGTCCCAGATATGATCTTTCTGCGTTCGGGATCGACAATCTCGGATGCATCGACAGGAGGACGATGACGCACCTGGGGATCCCGTTCGAGGACGAGGATTCCAAGCTGCGCGATGGATGCAGGTGCATCAAGAGCATTGACATCGGGGAGTACAACACCTGCGCGCACGGATGCCTGTACTGCTACGCGAACTCGTCCGATCCCTCCACGAGGGAGGGGAAGGTCTACGACCCGTCCGCCGAGATGCTCTCGGGGAGCCCCGGCCCGGAGGACGAGGTCGTGCCCCTGAAGGGGCGCGAGGTCCCCAGGATAACCGACTTCTTCGATTATACCCAGTACGGCAGGGTCAGGCGACGGCCCCGCCCGCTGCCTTCTCTTCGCTGA
- the hypD gene encoding hydrogenase formation protein HypD: MFNYRDAATAKKIVEKTKELGVKGRFMHICGTHQDTIVRFGLKSMMDEAGVEVHQGPGCPVCVTTSQEIADAITLARNGITVTAFGDMMRVPTTIGSLFDARADGCDVRIVYSVEDAVAMARKEPKKPFVFVGVGFETTAPSTGVPLQKGDVPENFTVYSCHRYTAPCVETILNMGESKIDGLVMPGHVAVVTGTKAFEYFSTEYGVPQVVCGFEPLDMLMSCYMLCRQLKEGRAEIENEYTRLVKPEGNVKARKIMDDTFMPVDRKWRGFPIIPKSGMALKPKFAKYDATKVWEDILAKTPQVEEEPKGCNCGQVLRGLIDSEQCPMFGKACKPTSPMGPCMVSAEGNCNIAYRFRGKV, from the coding sequence ATGTTCAATTACAGGGACGCAGCGACGGCCAAGAAGATCGTCGAGAAGACGAAGGAGCTAGGCGTGAAGGGCAGGTTCATGCACATCTGCGGGACCCACCAGGACACCATCGTCCGCTTCGGCCTCAAGTCCATGATGGACGAGGCCGGGGTGGAGGTCCACCAGGGGCCGGGCTGCCCGGTGTGCGTGACCACCAGCCAGGAGATCGCCGACGCCATCACGCTGGCCAGGAACGGCATCACGGTCACCGCTTTCGGGGACATGATGAGGGTCCCGACCACCATCGGTTCCCTGTTCGACGCCCGCGCGGACGGCTGCGACGTGAGGATCGTCTATTCCGTCGAGGACGCCGTCGCCATGGCGAGGAAGGAGCCTAAGAAGCCCTTCGTCTTCGTCGGCGTCGGGTTCGAGACCACCGCGCCGTCCACCGGCGTCCCCCTGCAGAAAGGGGACGTCCCGGAGAACTTCACGGTCTACAGCTGCCACCGCTACACCGCGCCCTGCGTCGAGACCATACTGAACATGGGCGAATCGAAGATCGACGGCCTGGTCATGCCCGGCCATGTCGCCGTGGTCACCGGGACCAAGGCGTTCGAGTACTTCTCCACCGAGTACGGCGTCCCCCAGGTGGTCTGCGGGTTCGAGCCCCTGGACATGCTGATGTCCTGCTACATGCTCTGCCGCCAGCTGAAGGAGGGGAGGGCGGAGATCGAGAACGAGTACACCCGGCTGGTGAAGCCCGAGGGCAACGTGAAGGCCCGCAAGATCATGGACGACACCTTCATGCCGGTCGACCGCAAGTGGCGCGGGTTCCCCATCATCCCCAAGTCCGGGATGGCCCTGAAGCCCAAGTTCGCCAAATACGATGCCACCAAAGTCTGGGAGGACATCCTCGCCAAGACCCCCCAGGTGGAAGAGGAGCCCAAGGGCTGCAACTGCGGCCAGGTCCTCCGCGGGCTGATCGACTCGGAGCAGTGCCCCATGTTCGGGAAGGCCTGCAAGCCGACCTCGCCGATGGGCCCCTGCATGGTGTCCGCCGAGGGCAACTGCAACATAGCCTACCGCTTCCGGGGGAAGGTCTGA
- a CDS encoding Na+-dependent transporter, which yields MKVILKLLCSTAFMMGLALVVSLITNYGGFFPGDVLTSDRRSNITILVLAIMMTITLSRIPYRNLNPIEHRRSVARAVLLGIVLASIIPLIAYYILDGTEAYGRYAEGLVFIAAAPFAASVGPLSLILRGDLEHALRSTIIVYVVDLVWIPFIIWVTLGETVDMYSVVKTVIEIIGIPLVVSRLFTRVKVGKTSMAVFLNCCIFFLVWLSVSSTNFPKAADVFIVFMLIAFLRDFGLGTFTAYAEKKARIPWAQRVPDILMISYKNKGIAIALCVSVMEGPAIGDAMVAVACSIIIEVIWVAFMDSVLFSKKRMEKELSEEKAAGGAVA from the coding sequence ATGAAAGTCATCCTGAAGCTCCTGTGCAGCACCGCCTTCATGATGGGGCTGGCCCTTGTCGTCTCGCTGATCACCAATTACGGCGGTTTCTTCCCCGGGGATGTCCTGACGTCCGACCGCCGCAGCAACATCACCATACTGGTGCTGGCTATCATGATGACGATCACGCTATCCAGGATCCCCTACAGGAACCTCAATCCCATCGAGCACCGCCGGTCGGTGGCCCGCGCCGTTCTGCTGGGGATCGTCCTCGCCAGCATCATCCCGCTGATCGCCTATTACATCCTCGACGGCACCGAGGCCTACGGCCGCTACGCCGAGGGGCTGGTGTTCATCGCCGCCGCGCCGTTCGCCGCCTCGGTGGGCCCGCTCTCCCTCATACTGAGGGGGGACCTGGAGCATGCCCTGCGCTCCACCATCATCGTCTACGTCGTCGACCTGGTGTGGATCCCCTTCATCATCTGGGTCACCCTGGGCGAGACCGTCGACATGTACAGCGTGGTGAAGACCGTCATCGAGATCATCGGCATCCCGCTGGTGGTCTCCCGCCTCTTCACGAGGGTGAAGGTCGGCAAGACCTCCATGGCGGTCTTCCTCAACTGCTGCATATTCTTCCTGGTCTGGCTCTCCGTCAGCTCCACCAACTTCCCGAAGGCGGCGGACGTGTTCATAGTGTTCATGCTCATCGCCTTCCTGCGCGATTTCGGGCTCGGGACGTTCACCGCCTATGCGGAGAAGAAGGCCCGCATACCCTGGGCCCAGCGCGTCCCGGACATCCTCATGATCTCCTACAAGAACAAGGGCATAGCCATTGCCCTGTGCGTCTCGGTCATGGAGGGGCCGGCCATCGGCGACGCCATGGTGGCCGTCGCCTGCTCGATCATCATCGAGGTCATCTGGGTGGCCTTCATGGACTCCGTCCTGTTCTCCAAGAAGAGGATGGAGAAGGAGCTCAGCGAAGAGAAGGCAGCGGGCGGGGCCGTCGCCTGA
- a CDS encoding endonuclease III — protein sequence MQENAVVTALDRMAEVYTGGAYPGRNSEGLNPEWPPDPFHVLIATILSQRTKDDNTRKASDALFSKYPTLDDVASADPGDVATLIRPAGFPNQKSKAIVECCREIRSRYGGKVPESTEELCSLPMVGRKTAACVQSYAMGIPAVCVDTHVHRISNLMGLVHTKTPEETEYALMEITPKERWADINRYFVRHGQVVCLPNHPHCDRCMVRDLCEFGSGQGKQGGRRP from the coding sequence ATGCAGGAAAATGCAGTTGTGACCGCCCTCGACCGCATGGCCGAGGTCTACACCGGGGGCGCCTATCCCGGGAGGAACTCCGAAGGGCTCAACCCTGAATGGCCCCCGGACCCGTTCCACGTGCTCATCGCCACCATACTGTCCCAGAGGACCAAGGACGACAACACGAGGAAGGCCTCCGACGCCCTGTTCTCGAAGTACCCCACTCTCGATGATGTTGCTTCCGCCGACCCGGGCGACGTCGCGACGCTCATCCGCCCCGCAGGGTTCCCCAACCAGAAGTCGAAGGCGATCGTGGAGTGCTGCAGGGAGATCCGCAGCAGGTACGGCGGGAAGGTGCCGGAATCCACCGAGGAGCTGTGCTCCCTGCCGATGGTCGGGAGGAAGACGGCCGCCTGCGTCCAAAGCTACGCCATGGGCATCCCGGCGGTGTGCGTGGACACCCATGTGCACAGGATTTCCAACCTGATGGGCCTGGTGCACACCAAGACGCCGGAGGAGACCGAGTACGCCCTCATGGAGATCACCCCGAAGGAGAGGTGGGCGGATATCAACAGGTACTTCGTCCGCCACGGCCAGGTGGTCTGCCTGCCGAACCATCCGCACTGCGACAGGTGCATGGTCCGCGACCTGTGCGAGTTCGGCTCCGGACAGGGGAAACAGGGCGGCAGGCGGCCGTGA
- a CDS encoding DNA alkylation repair protein, producing MKQEEVDAFLEANADPAYRTFNSRIIPDAGRMAGVRMPLLRKFAGKIMKGDWRSFLELEPHYYEQKVLKALVIAEAEMSGRERVRLTEEFSREIADWGTCDTLCGSWKIDSESSAEMLWDMSLRMLKTGREFMMRVGAVMMLFHFIDDEHIAQIIEQMRRISSPGYYCSMGAGWCLSFCYIAYPEMTEKALVSGCADLEVLRLAVRKIRESHAVSTEDKTRLREALALQLQTPRNTR from the coding sequence GTGAAGCAGGAGGAGGTCGATGCGTTCCTCGAAGCGAACGCCGACCCAGCCTACCGCACGTTCAACAGCAGGATCATCCCCGATGCCGGCAGGATGGCGGGGGTGCGCATGCCCCTGCTGCGGAAGTTCGCCGGGAAGATCATGAAAGGCGACTGGCGCTCGTTCCTGGAGCTCGAGCCGCATTACTATGAGCAGAAGGTCCTGAAGGCCCTGGTCATCGCGGAAGCCGAGATGAGCGGGCGGGAGAGGGTCCGTCTGACCGAGGAGTTCTCCCGGGAGATTGCAGACTGGGGGACCTGCGATACCCTCTGCGGCTCATGGAAGATCGATTCCGAATCTTCCGCGGAAATGCTCTGGGACATGTCGCTGAGGATGCTGAAGACGGGCAGAGAGTTCATGATGCGCGTCGGAGCGGTCATGATGCTGTTCCATTTCATCGATGATGAGCACATCGCGCAGATCATAGAGCAGATGCGCCGGATCTCCAGCCCCGGATACTACTGCAGCATGGGCGCCGGCTGGTGCCTATCGTTCTGCTACATCGCTTACCCGGAGATGACCGAGAAGGCGCTGGTCTCCGGATGCGCGGACCTGGAGGTGCTGAGGCTGGCCGTCAGGAAGATCCGCGAGTCGCACGCCGTCTCCACTGAGGACAAGACCCGCCTGAGAGAGGCGCTAGCACTGCAGCTGCAGACTCCGAGAAATACCCGCTGA
- a CDS encoding DNA topoisomerase I, which translates to MKKLIITEKADAARRIASILSDGTQKSASAGGVTSLTFTAGGDDYNVVSLRGHIMELDYPEQYSDWRATSPVDLVSAPQVKTVRVKSILSKIVELSAGADEIIIATDYDREGELIGMETVKAAGVDMSKVRRAKFSALTKGEITQAFSNLVDPDAKLADAAEARQIVDLSWGAVLTRLISLSAGQVGKNFMSVGRVQSPTLKLLVDRNEEIENFVPQPYWEINGRFGMLAFKGQHEKGKIFDKDEADAIFAKASAAKEATVSSYEKGLKDEYRPPPFDTTMMQVEANKIGIPPSAAMKLAEDLYTGGYISYPRTENTEYPRTLGLRGVLERLKESDDFKEEASEILAQEKISPSRGKRRTTDHPPIYPTAAASSKKMKGDKWKLYELIVRRFLATLAPNAQAEVTKVKLDVGGEPFAAEGYVQKEKGWKKYYGKYLRSAESRVPELAVGDTVDVRGISNDESQTKPPYRYNQGSLIQEMDRLQLGTKSTRHDIIGKLFSRNYVQGNYLVPTASGIALTKALERHGGGITEPEMTAKLERDMISIASGERELGDVVSESQNMLHGVAVKIESESEAIGDEIKAALKKQQFVGICPSCGNSMTVKKSKNGNFIGCNGYPECKRAYPLPKGAMIQMTDSVCPVCGLAQIKVIRRGMPPSLQCIDPKCPSNTEKNNLGLCPTCKKGTIRITYSRAGKRFAGCSEWPNCTQTYPLRPRGTITPTGEACPECGAPIIQMGNVKECINMDCPTRRKKRASSKDKDESEAADGKVGKVITVVLPDKKKRVRKSPSAKGSASAKKTQARRSKKSESPALEDTGEE; encoded by the coding sequence ATGAAGAAGCTGATCATCACCGAGAAGGCAGACGCGGCACGCAGGATAGCCTCGATTCTCTCGGACGGCACCCAGAAATCCGCTTCGGCCGGAGGGGTCACTTCCCTGACCTTCACTGCCGGCGGCGACGACTACAATGTCGTGTCCCTCCGCGGGCACATCATGGAGCTCGACTACCCTGAGCAGTACTCCGATTGGAGGGCCACTTCCCCGGTGGACCTCGTCAGCGCGCCGCAGGTCAAGACCGTGCGCGTGAAATCCATCCTCAGCAAGATCGTCGAACTGTCCGCCGGAGCGGACGAGATAATCATCGCGACCGACTACGACCGCGAAGGAGAGCTCATCGGCATGGAGACCGTCAAGGCCGCCGGCGTCGACATGAGCAAGGTCAGGCGCGCCAAGTTCAGCGCCCTGACCAAGGGGGAGATCACGCAGGCGTTCTCGAACCTGGTGGACCCCGACGCCAAGCTCGCCGACGCGGCCGAGGCGAGGCAGATCGTCGACCTGTCCTGGGGAGCGGTCCTCACCCGCCTCATATCCCTCTCCGCAGGGCAGGTAGGGAAGAACTTCATGTCCGTCGGCCGCGTCCAGAGCCCGACGCTCAAGCTCCTCGTGGACAGGAACGAGGAGATCGAGAACTTCGTCCCCCAGCCCTACTGGGAGATCAACGGGCGCTTCGGCATGCTGGCCTTCAAGGGGCAGCATGAGAAGGGCAAGATCTTCGACAAGGACGAGGCCGACGCCATCTTCGCCAAGGCGAGCGCGGCCAAGGAGGCGACCGTCTCGAGCTACGAGAAAGGGCTCAAGGACGAGTACAGGCCCCCTCCGTTCGACACCACCATGATGCAGGTCGAGGCCAACAAGATCGGCATCCCGCCCTCTGCGGCCATGAAGCTCGCCGAGGACCTCTACACCGGCGGATACATATCCTATCCCCGTACCGAGAACACCGAGTATCCCAGGACCCTCGGCCTCAGGGGAGTCCTCGAGAGGCTGAAGGAATCGGACGACTTCAAGGAGGAAGCATCTGAGATCCTCGCGCAGGAGAAGATCTCCCCGTCCCGCGGCAAGAGGAGGACGACGGACCATCCGCCTATCTACCCGACAGCTGCTGCTTCCTCCAAGAAGATGAAAGGAGACAAGTGGAAGCTCTACGAACTAATCGTCAGGCGCTTCCTGGCGACCCTGGCCCCCAACGCGCAGGCTGAGGTCACGAAAGTGAAGCTCGACGTCGGAGGGGAACCCTTCGCGGCCGAGGGGTACGTTCAGAAGGAGAAGGGCTGGAAGAAGTACTACGGGAAGTACCTCAGGTCCGCCGAGTCCAGGGTCCCGGAGCTCGCCGTCGGCGACACCGTGGACGTCAGGGGGATCTCCAACGACGAGTCCCAGACCAAGCCCCCGTACAGGTACAACCAGGGTTCGCTCATCCAGGAGATGGACCGCCTGCAGCTCGGCACCAAGTCCACCCGCCACGACATCATCGGGAAGCTGTTCTCCAGGAACTACGTCCAGGGCAACTACCTGGTGCCGACCGCCTCCGGGATCGCCCTCACCAAGGCGCTGGAGCGCCACGGCGGAGGCATCACCGAGCCCGAGATGACCGCCAAGCTCGAGAGGGACATGATCTCCATCGCCAGCGGCGAGAGGGAGCTCGGGGACGTCGTCTCCGAGTCCCAGAACATGCTCCACGGGGTGGCGGTGAAGATCGAGTCCGAGTCCGAGGCCATCGGGGACGAGATAAAGGCCGCCCTGAAGAAGCAGCAGTTCGTCGGCATCTGCCCGTCCTGCGGCAACAGCATGACCGTCAAGAAGTCGAAGAACGGGAACTTCATAGGCTGCAACGGGTACCCCGAGTGCAAGAGGGCCTATCCGCTCCCCAAGGGCGCGATGATCCAGATGACCGATTCGGTCTGCCCGGTGTGCGGCCTGGCGCAGATCAAGGTGATAAGGAGGGGCATGCCCCCCTCCCTCCAGTGCATCGACCCGAAATGCCCCTCCAACACGGAGAAGAACAACCTGGGTCTCTGCCCCACCTGCAAGAAGGGCACCATAAGGATCACCTACTCCCGCGCCGGCAAGAGGTTCGCGGGATGCTCCGAGTGGCCGAACTGCACACAGACCTACCCGCTGAGGCCCAGGGGGACCATAACCCCCACCGGCGAGGCCTGCCCCGAGTGCGGAGCGCCCATCATCCAGATGGGGAACGTGAAAGAGTGCATCAACATGGACTGCCCCACCCGCAGGAAGAAGCGCGCCTCGTCCAAGGACAAGGATGAGAGCGAGGCCGCGGACGGCAAGGTGGGGAAGGTCATCACCGTCGTCCTCCCGGACAAGAAGAAGAGGGTCCGGAAGTCCCCCTCGGCGAAGGGCTCCGCGTCCGCCAAGAAGACCCAGGCGCGCAGGTCCAAGAAGTCCGAGAGCCCCGCGCTCGAGGACACCGGCGAAGAGTGA